A window of Campylobacter ureolyticus contains these coding sequences:
- a CDS encoding glycosyltransferase, with product MPDTDSRLQRYINILKKSNNSYLVVGWDRENNISKFKDSEIIYNKPAPIGGGVKNIFQLILWNIFIFRVLFKYKKEYKNIHSVDFDTVLPALFFKLFFRKNLIFDIYDKYTDARKMPKFISFFIDKLEYFSCLMADKLILPDICRVKQLGLKNISPLIIENVPYSDNIVYKEMKDGMPIVVSYVGILERNNRGLENLINAVKKYPEKIVLHIAGDGELRKVIESASLKFKNIIYFGPVGYDKALDIMSNSNLIVGMYYKTIKNHLYASPNKYYEHLFLGRALLTTIGTPPGDRVLEFNTGFVVGENVKDLTVFLENLSLKECKIIGKNAKIIWDKFYANYWRSYATNAYTEILKIED from the coding sequence TTGCCAGATACAGATTCAAGATTGCAACGATATATCAACATATTAAAAAAGTCAAATAACAGCTATTTGGTTGTTGGTTGGGATAGGGAAAACAACATTTCCAAATTTAAAGACAGTGAGATAATTTATAATAAGCCTGCTCCAATAGGTGGGGGAGTAAAAAATATTTTCCAATTAATCTTGTGGAATATTTTTATCTTTAGAGTTTTATTTAAATATAAAAAAGAGTATAAAAATATACATTCAGTTGATTTTGATACTGTTTTGCCAGCTCTGTTTTTCAAATTGTTTTTTAGAAAAAATCTGATATTTGATATATATGACAAATACACAGATGCAAGAAAAATGCCAAAATTTATATCTTTTTTTATAGATAAATTAGAATATTTTTCTTGTTTGATGGCTGATAAATTAATACTACCTGATATTTGCAGAGTAAAACAGTTAGGATTGAAAAACATCTCACCTTTAATAATTGAAAATGTTCCATACAGTGATAATATTGTCTATAAAGAGATGAAAGATGGCATGCCTATTGTTGTTAGTTATGTTGGAATTTTGGAGAGAAACAATAGAGGTTTGGAAAATTTAATAAATGCAGTAAAAAAATACCCAGAAAAAATAGTCTTGCATATTGCCGGTGATGGAGAATTAAGAAAAGTTATAGAGAGCGCCTCTTTGAAATTTAAAAATATAATATACTTTGGTCCTGTTGGTTATGACAAAGCTTTGGATATAATGTCGAATTCTAATCTAATAGTTGGGATGTATTATAAAACAATAAAAAATCATCTATATGCTTCGCCAAATAAATACTATGAACATTTATTTTTGGGAAGAGCGCTTTTGACAACTATTGGAACGCCACCAGGAGATAGGGTTTTGGAATTTAATACAGGTTTTGTTGTTGGTGAAAATGTTAAAGATCTGACTGTATTTTTGGAAAATTTATCGTTAAAAGAATGCAAAATTATTGGAAAAAATGCAAAAATTATTTGGGATAAATTTTACGCAAACTATTGGAGAAGTTATGCAACGAATGCCTACACGGAGATTTTAAAAATTGAGGATTAA
- a CDS encoding EpsG family protein: protein MFSLLVILLVSYIISTIWDIGITKLGPDMPAYINMYISNNTYGREVGFEFLINFFNFFNFSVGFFFGFICFFITTIYYINSKKILFDKNNISYTLLFFALIFYSSWYINAIVNGVRQGISLSILHFACLYFLTEKKYLKFILFFIIAILFHYSTILILPFLFLYLFSFKKLVFLWIVISIFYILGFNEIIFMKITSLLNLESVYFKIKDYSSYQIQYYGFNWDLFLYTVFPIIFFLPFYFLKKNLFDNFTINVFKLYMVLCFPYFIFGFSNYSNRYAVIAWFLYPLLILLTIRKINFKLNFLSFLIVLFLFISSIFYFCIIRLNLQEML, encoded by the coding sequence TTGTTCTCATTATTAGTTATACTACTTGTATCCTATATCATTAGCACCATATGGGATATAGGTATAACTAAATTAGGGCCAGATATGCCAGCATATATTAATATGTATATTTCCAATAACACTTATGGTAGAGAAGTCGGTTTTGAATTTTTAATAAACTTTTTTAATTTTTTTAACTTTAGTGTTGGATTCTTTTTTGGTTTTATATGTTTTTTCATAACAACAATATATTATATAAATTCAAAAAAAATACTTTTTGATAAAAATAACATATCTTATACTTTGCTATTTTTTGCTTTAATATTTTATTCAAGCTGGTACATAAATGCTATTGTAAATGGAGTTAGACAAGGAATTTCTCTCAGCATATTGCATTTTGCTTGTCTGTATTTTTTAACCGAAAAAAAATACTTAAAATTTATATTATTTTTTATCATTGCAATTTTGTTTCACTATAGTACTATTTTGATACTACCTTTTTTATTTTTATATTTATTTTCTTTTAAAAAGCTTGTTTTTTTATGGATCGTAATATCTATATTTTATATTTTAGGTTTTAATGAAATCATTTTTATGAAAATAACTTCACTACTAAATCTTGAGAGTGTGTATTTTAAAATCAAGGATTATTCTAGTTATCAAATTCAATACTATGGGTTTAATTGGGATTTATTTTTATATACGGTTTTTCCAATTATTTTTTTTCTGCCTTTTTATTTTTTGAAAAAAAATTTATTTGATAATTTTACAATTAATGTATTTAAACTATATATGGTTTTATGTTTTCCATATTTTATTTTTGGTTTTTCAAACTATTCAAATAGATATGCAGTTATTGCTTGGTTTTTATACCCACTTTTAATTTTGTTAACTATTAGGAAAATAAATTTTAAATTAAATTTTCTGAGCTTTTTAATAGTTCTATTTCTTTTTATTTCGAGTATTTTTTATTTTTGTATAATAAGGTTAAATTTGCAGGAAATGTTATGA
- a CDS encoding glycosyltransferase family 4 protein → MKIFLIGNVASMMINFRKELITELSKDHEVFCLVSDYTQKDKDIIDSFGAIPLDYSLNSKGLNPLKDIIATINLYKIIKKHNPDIVFSFFVKPVIFSSIAAKFAKTKRVVGMIEGLGNAFTINPKGSSLKSKIIKFIQILLYKISLPLLDNLIFLQNDDKKDLVDKYKIKVKNIDILGGIGVDLDKFSYSTPKIKPIKFIFIARLLAQKGIFEYLEAAKTIKEKYKENVEFIILGSFDEKNPFSLSKKVLDDYIKSGIITYPGFVNNPNEWIKNSSVFVLPSYREGVPRSTQEAMAIGRAIITTNSVGCKETVVDGINGYLVPICDIKSLVSKMELFIKNPNLIDKMGKESRKIAEQKYNVKDVNKTLISFIFKE, encoded by the coding sequence ATGAAAATTTTTTTAATTGGCAATGTTGCGTCAATGATGATAAATTTTAGAAAAGAGCTCATTACAGAGCTTTCAAAAGATCATGAGGTTTTTTGTTTAGTGAGTGACTATACCCAAAAGGACAAAGATATTATTGATAGTTTTGGTGCAATTCCGCTTGACTATAGCCTAAACTCAAAAGGACTAAATCCTCTTAAAGATATTATTGCAACTATCAATCTCTATAAAATTATTAAAAAACACAATCCTGATATTGTCTTTTCATTTTTTGTTAAGCCTGTGATATTTTCATCTATTGCGGCTAAATTTGCAAAAACAAAAAGAGTTGTTGGCATGATAGAGGGACTTGGTAACGCCTTTACTATCAATCCAAAAGGAAGCAGTTTAAAGAGTAAAATTATTAAATTTATTCAAATTTTACTTTATAAAATTTCACTTCCATTGCTAGACAATCTTATTTTTTTACAAAATGATGATAAAAAAGATTTGGTTGATAAGTATAAAATCAAAGTTAAAAATATAGATATTTTGGGTGGCATAGGTGTTGATTTGGATAAATTTAGCTATAGCACTCCAAAGATAAAACCAATAAAATTTATTTTTATAGCTAGACTTTTGGCACAAAAAGGTATCTTTGAATACCTTGAAGCTGCAAAAACTATAAAAGAAAAATATAAAGAAAATGTGGAGTTTATTATTTTGGGCTCTTTTGATGAAAAAAACCCTTTCAGCTTGAGTAAAAAAGTTTTGGACGATTATATAAAAAGTGGCATCATCACATATCCAGGTTTTGTCAATAACCCAAATGAGTGGATAAAAAATAGTTCAGTTTTTGTTCTTCCGTCCTATAGAGAGGGAGTTCCAAGAAGCACTCAAGAGGCTATGGCTATCGGTAGAGCCATAATAACAACCAATAGTGTTGGCTGCAAAGAAACAGTTGTTGATGGCATAAATGGTTATTTAGTTCCCATTTGCGATATTAAGAGTCTAGTAAGTAAAATGGAACTATTTATAAAAAATCCAAATTTAATAGATAAAATGGGCAAAGAGAGCAGGAAAATAGCTGAGCAAAAGTATAATGTAAAAGATGTAAATAAAACACTTATAAGCTTTATCTTTAAAGAATAA